In Gemmatimonadaceae bacterium, the genomic stretch CTTCGTGTGAGACCGAACTCTCGTGAGTGGGAGCCACCAGCCGGGCGCAGCGCTGCGACAAATGGGTCCCAGCTTTCGCTGGGAAAGGGGGGCGTTCCCTCGTCTCTTCGCTTCTTCGCGGCTTCGTTTCTTCGCGGCTTCGTTTCTTCGCGACTTCGTTTCTTCGTGGTTCGTTTCTTCGTGGCTTCGTTTCTTCGCGGCTTTGCTTCTTCGCGGCTTCGTTTCTTCGTGGCTTCGTGGCTTCGCGGCTTCGCGGCTTCGCGGCTTCGTGGCTTCGTGTGAGACCGAACTCTCGCGAGTGGGAACCACCTGCCGGGCGCAGCGCCGCGACTAATGGGTCCCAGCTTTCGCTGGGAAGGGGGGCTGCTCTCGACTTCGCCCTGACCGGCCGATACTCCCAAGGAAGCCTTCCCCCGACTCTCATGATGCGCCGATCGCTCGCTCTCATCCTGCTTCTGGCGGCCGCCTGTCACCGTTCCCCGCGCTCGACCGACCTGTCACCGGCGGCGAGCCGGGAGACGATCAAGGGGCTCCCAGGCTGGTATCTCAAGCCGCCAACCGACAAGAACTTCCTCTTCGCCCCGGCCACCGCGGTCTCGCGCGACGTGCAGGTGGCGATCAACAAGGCCGAAGCCGAAGGGCGCAACGGACTCGCGCAGCAGCTCGAGGTGAAGTACGGGTCGCTCTCCAAGCGCTTCGTGGAGGAAGTCGGGCGCGAGGGGTCGCAGCTCCTCGACCAGTACACGCAAGCCTACAAGGCCGTGGTCTCCCAGTCGCTGTACGGGACGCGCGCCAGGCAGCAGACGCTCCGCACCGAGGGTGACGTGTATCGCGCCACGGTCCTCATGGAACTCCCGGTCGGCGAGGCCAGCAAGAAGCTCCTCGAGCAGATTCGCGCACAGGAGCAGCTCTACACGCGCTTCCGCGGCACCGAGGTCTTCAAGGAACTCGACGCCGAGGTGCAACGCTACGAGGCCTGGAAGCGGGAGAACGGGATTCCGCGTTAGGCGACGCGCGGTAAGGGACGCGCGCTACGGGGGCCGCGCGAAGAAGGAACCGCGCGAGGGACGCGCGTCAGGAGCGTGCGTCAGGAGCGTGCGTCAGGAGCGTGCGTCAGGGGCACGCGTCAGGCGCGCCCCAGGCTTCGCGCGCCGCCGGAGAACGGTCAGCAACGCCCGCCGTGAAACTCCGTGCTCCCTGTGGTGAAGATCGTCTCACACCTCCACCCCTGCGCCGCCGGAGAACGGTCCGCAACGCCCCCCGTGAAACTCCGCGCTCCCTGTGGAAGAACGCATCTCACACCCACACGCACCTCCACAGGCGTGACGCGCTCGCGGTCGAGCGCTACGCGTCCTCCCCCGCGCCCCCCTCGAATGCCACGCGGAACGTGCTCCCCGCGCCGGGACGCGAGACGACGGAGAGGTGATACCCCATCAGGTCGCAGAGCTGCTTGCTGATCGCCAGCCCCAGCCCGGTCCCGCCAAAGCGCCGGTTGGTTCCGCTCTCCCCCTGCTCGAACGGCTCGAAGATGGCCCGCAGCCGGTCGGCGGCGATCCCCACCCCCGAATCCTGGACCTCGATCGCCACGGGCACGCCGGCGTTCGACAGCTGCAAACGGACGACCACCTCGCCCGACGGCGTGAACTTGATCGCATTCCCCACGAGGTTGATCAGGACCTGGCGCAGCTTGTCGTGATCGCACTCCAGCCACGCCGCCTCCGCGGGAATCTCGACGCGCAGCACGATGGGACGCCCGGCGGCCTCGCCTTCCAGCTGCTGCACGGTCTCGCGCACCAGCTGCGCCACATCGCCGCGCGACAACACCACCTCGGTCTTGCCGGCCTCGATACGCGCGATGTCAAGCAGGTTGTTGATGAGCCCGAGCAGGTGTACGCCGTTGGCGTAGATGCGGTCCAGGTAGGTCGGCACGGTCGAGGGTATTTCCGACGGCACTTGCCGCTGGAGGAGGCCGGAGAAGCCGATGATCGAGTTGAGCGGCGAGCGCAGCTCGTGCGACATGCGGGCGAGGAACTCGGACTTCGTGCGGCTCGCCAGCTCGGCGGCCTCCTTGGCCTCGCGCAGGATGCGCTCGTTCTCGCGCTGCTGCGTGAGGTCGTGCCACGTCATGAGGTACAGCTCTCCCCCTTTGTGCTCGGCGCGCGCGACGCTGATCTCCAGCGGGACGCTCGTCCCGTCGCGACGGACAAATGTCCACTCGAATTGGTCCTCCTTCACGCGGCGCGCGATGGCGGCGTGCCACTGCTCGCCAGCCGTGGAGGGGACGCCGTCCGGTTGCGTCGGCGGATAGAACGAGCGCAGCCCGACGCCCAGCACCTCCGACTCGTCGCTGATGCGCAGGGTGTCGAGCGTGGCCCGGTTGCACTCGACGACGCCGGTCTGATCGAGCAGGAGCATGGGTTCGCGCGACTGCTCGAACAACAGCCGGAACCTCGCCTCGGCCCCCTTGGCATTGTCGATGTCGACGTGCGTCCCGATCGCGCGCACCGGCGCACCGCTGCAGTCGCGCTCGACCACGGCGCCGGCGTCGAGGATCCACTTCCAGCGCCCGCTCTTGGTCATCAGGCGGTGCGCGCTGCGGTAGAAGGGAGTCGCGCCCTCCAGGTGCGCCGTCAGGTCGCGCGTCACGTCGCCCACGTCGTCGGGGTGGATGCGCGACGCCCATGCCGACACGTGCCCGTGAAACTCGTCAGGCGCAAAGCCCAGCATGCGCGGGAGGCGCTCGCTGAAGTGCACCTTGCCCGACGGCACATGCCAGTCCCACAACCCGATGTCCGAGCCCAGCAGCGCCAGCTGCAATCGCTCGTTGACCACGCGGAGCTGCTCCTCGTGTGCCTTGCGCTCGGTGATGTCGGCCAGCGTGCCGATGAAGCCGGTGACGTTCCCCTGTCCATCGCGCAGCGGCGTCGCTTGCGCCGCCACCCAGCGAATGGCACCGCCAGGCCGGACCAAGCGGCACTCGCGGCGAAGTTCACCGCAGGTGCGCGTCATCTCCGACCAGTCGCGCATCACCCCCGGGCGATCGTCGGGGTGAATGCAGCACTCCCATCCGGCACCGAGCAGCTCGCCCGTGGGGCGCCCGGCAATCTCACTGCACGCCTCGTTCACGAACACGCACGTGCCCGTCGCATCGGTCTCGAAGATTCCCGCCGTGGCGACATTCGTCAGTTGGCGATAGCGGTACTCGCTGGCCGCGAGCGCGAGTTCTGTCTGCTTGCGACGCGAGATGTCGCGGATGTAGAGCGACATGCTGGCGCTCGAGCAGACCAGGCGCATCTCGAACCAGCCGGGGTTGGCAATGCCCTTCCACTCGTATTCATAGGTCCCGGTCGTCCCCATGCGCTCGCGCAGCCACTCGCCCACGTCGGAGTCGGCGAGCGATGGCATGAGTTCCCAGAGCGTGCTCCCCACCGCGTGGTCGGGGAGCGTGCGCGCCAGGCGCCCGGCCGCTGCGTTGGCGAAGACGACGCGCCAATCGCGGTCGAGCGTGACGAACCCTTCGGTGATGCGATGCAGGATCTGGAGCTTGTCACGCCGCTCGCGCTCCACCGCCACGCGCGACACGCGAGCCGCCAGCAGCTCCTCGACCACGCGCGCGGTGTCGATCACCACCTGTTGTTCCTCGTCCTTCCAGGCGTGCGGCTCGCGGTCCACCACGCACAGCGCCCCGATGCGCACGCCGTCCGCGGTCCCCACCGGGACACCGATGTAGGCGCCAATGCCTAACGCCTCGATGGCGAGGTTGCCCGCCACGCGCGGCTCGGAGCTCGCATCGGGAATCACCAGCGGCGCCTGGTCGAGCACGACGTGCTTGCAGAACGATGCGTCGAGCCCAGACTCGCGCGTGGTGGCCAGCGGCTCGGGCAACCCAACCGCCGAGAGGAAGAACTGGCGGTCGCCATCGACGATGCTGAGGTAGGCGAGCGGGACGCCTAACGCGCGGGCGAGGAGGCTGACCAGCCGTTCGAACTCGTCAGGCGGCGCCACGTCGAGCAGTCGCGCCTCGTGCAGAAGCGTGAGCCGAGCCGGGTCGAGGAGGATCGAACGTTCCTCTTCCGTTGGGATCCAGTCCGGCCCATCGGGGCGCGCCACGTCGCGGGCGGTCGTCGAGGTCGAGGGAGAAGTCGCGAGCGCATGCCTGCCGGCATCGCTCCCCGAAACGCGCGGCACGGTGCGAAGGATCCCCATACCGGGTAGTGTCGGACTCACGCGCGTTTGGCTTGACGAAGCCGCACGGGTTGGCGAGTGTCTCGCACAACGATTCGACACACGTCGTAAACCTTTGCGCGATTGGCAAAGACTAACTCGATACGACGACCTTGGTGCGGCTCGTCATGAACGCGCGTCGCGCACCCCCTGAATGCCATAGCACGGCTCTTGAACGCTACTGCACCCTTCGCCCACGCACCGGAGCACGATTCCATGTACGACTTGCACCGCTCGTTTGCGCGCCTACGCCTCCCGGCACTCGTCGCGATTGGAGTGCTCACACCTATCCTCTCCCCTGCGAGCGCGTCCGCACAGGCGCCGCGCACGCTCGGCAAGCCGGAGGTCGAGTTCTCCGAGCCGTTCACATCGCTGACCGGCATTCGCGAACTCAGGGACGGGCGTGTGGTGGCGATCGATGCGCGCGACAAGATCATCCAGGTCGTCGACTTCAAGTCGGGGAGCGGGACCAAGGTGGGGCGCGAGGGGTCGGGGCCGGGCGAGTATGCCTTCCCGTCGCGACTCGTGCCGCTCCCCGGCGACTCGTCAGGCGTGTACGACATGCTCAACAGCCGCCTCCTGGTC encodes the following:
- a CDS encoding LPP20 family lipoprotein produces the protein MMRRSLALILLLAAACHRSPRSTDLSPAASRETIKGLPGWYLKPPTDKNFLFAPATAVSRDVQVAINKAEAEGRNGLAQQLEVKYGSLSKRFVEEVGREGSQLLDQYTQAYKAVVSQSLYGTRARQQTLRTEGDVYRATVLMELPVGEASKKLLEQIRAQEQLYTRFRGTEVFKELDAEVQRYEAWKRENGIPR
- a CDS encoding PAS domain S-box protein, with product MPRVSGSDAGRHALATSPSTSTTARDVARPDGPDWIPTEEERSILLDPARLTLLHEARLLDVAPPDEFERLVSLLARALGVPLAYLSIVDGDRQFFLSAVGLPEPLATTRESGLDASFCKHVVLDQAPLVIPDASSEPRVAGNLAIEALGIGAYIGVPVGTADGVRIGALCVVDREPHAWKDEEQQVVIDTARVVEELLAARVSRVAVERERRDKLQILHRITEGFVTLDRDWRVVFANAAAGRLARTLPDHAVGSTLWELMPSLADSDVGEWLRERMGTTGTYEYEWKGIANPGWFEMRLVCSSASMSLYIRDISRRKQTELALAASEYRYRQLTNVATAGIFETDATGTCVFVNEACSEIAGRPTGELLGAGWECCIHPDDRPGVMRDWSEMTRTCGELRRECRLVRPGGAIRWVAAQATPLRDGQGNVTGFIGTLADITERKAHEEQLRVVNERLQLALLGSDIGLWDWHVPSGKVHFSERLPRMLGFAPDEFHGHVSAWASRIHPDDVGDVTRDLTAHLEGATPFYRSAHRLMTKSGRWKWILDAGAVVERDCSGAPVRAIGTHVDIDNAKGAEARFRLLFEQSREPMLLLDQTGVVECNRATLDTLRISDESEVLGVGLRSFYPPTQPDGVPSTAGEQWHAAIARRVKEDQFEWTFVRRDGTSVPLEISVARAEHKGGELYLMTWHDLTQQRENERILREAKEAAELASRTKSEFLARMSHELRSPLNSIIGFSGLLQRQVPSEIPSTVPTYLDRIYANGVHLLGLINNLLDIARIEAGKTEVVLSRGDVAQLVRETVQQLEGEAAGRPIVLRVEIPAEAAWLECDHDKLRQVLINLVGNAIKFTPSGEVVVRLQLSNAGVPVAIEVQDSGVGIAADRLRAIFEPFEQGESGTNRRFGGTGLGLAISKQLCDLMGYHLSVVSRPGAGSTFRVAFEGGAGEDA